In Vicingus serpentipes, the following are encoded in one genomic region:
- a CDS encoding antibiotic biosynthesis monooxygenase family protein, whose product MHKFETPYYAVIFTSILNPSNDYSEMANKMEELAKLQPGFLGVESAREKIGITVSYWDSLEAIKNWKENIEHKIAQQKGREEFYKSYKVEICKVQKKYTF is encoded by the coding sequence TTGCATAAGTTTGAAACACCATATTATGCGGTAATCTTTACTTCGATACTAAATCCTAGTAATGATTATAGTGAAATGGCAAACAAAATGGAAGAGTTGGCTAAGCTGCAACCAGGATTTTTAGGAGTTGAAAGTGCAAGAGAAAAAATAGGGATTACTGTTTCTTATTGGGATAGTTTGGAGGCAATTAAAAATTGGAAAGAAAATATTGAACATAAAATTGCTCAACAGAAAGGGCGAGAAGAGTTCTATAAATCTTATAAAGTAGAAATTTGTAAGGTTCAAAAAAAATATACTTTTTAA
- the radA gene encoding DNA repair protein RadA has protein sequence MAKTKVKTTFFCNNCGAQFPKWVGKCSSCNQWNTIAEEIIARPDKNDIKATFNIVRNSKPQLLEDIKIADIPRIKLPGTELNRVLGGGLVPGSLVLFGGDPGIGKSTLMLQMSLRLKGHKTLYVSGEESEQQIKMRAERIGNKNPDCYILTETSTQNIFHHIKELNPDVLIIDSIQTLTTATIDSSPGSISQVRECTAELMKYAKETNTPVFLIGHITKDGNIAGPKILEHMVDVVLQFEGDRNHIYRLLRAAKNRFGSTNELGIYEMHGEGLKEVSNPSDILISNKDETLSGSAIAATMEGNRPLLIEIQSLVSTAAYGTPQRSSTGFDLRRLNMLLAVLEKRCGFRLAQKDVFLNIAGGIKVDDPAIDLAVISAILSSSEDIAVPPTACFASEVGLSGELRPVSRIDQRVMEAEKLGFDKIFVSKHNKKGMAKLDHKIEVIFVGKVEEVFQNLFG, from the coding sequence ATGGCTAAAACGAAAGTAAAAACGACTTTTTTTTGTAACAATTGCGGAGCTCAATTCCCAAAATGGGTGGGCAAATGTAGCTCTTGCAACCAATGGAATACCATAGCCGAAGAAATTATAGCTCGACCAGACAAAAACGACATAAAAGCAACTTTTAATATTGTTAGGAATAGTAAACCACAATTGTTAGAAGACATTAAAATTGCTGACATACCACGAATAAAATTACCCGGAACAGAGTTAAACAGAGTGCTTGGTGGCGGTTTAGTTCCAGGCTCATTAGTACTATTTGGAGGAGATCCAGGAATAGGTAAATCTACTTTAATGCTTCAAATGTCTTTACGTTTAAAGGGTCATAAAACATTATATGTTTCAGGTGAAGAAAGTGAGCAGCAAATTAAGATGAGGGCTGAACGAATAGGAAACAAAAATCCCGATTGCTACATTCTTACTGAAACCTCAACGCAAAATATTTTTCATCACATTAAGGAGTTAAATCCTGATGTACTTATAATTGATTCCATCCAAACCTTAACTACTGCCACTATAGATTCATCTCCTGGAAGTATTTCTCAAGTAAGAGAATGTACTGCCGAACTGATGAAATATGCCAAAGAAACGAATACTCCTGTGTTTTTAATTGGACACATCACAAAAGATGGAAACATTGCGGGACCAAAAATTTTAGAACACATGGTAGATGTTGTTTTACAATTTGAAGGAGATAGAAATCATATCTATCGTTTATTGAGAGCTGCTAAAAATAGATTTGGCTCAACCAATGAACTAGGTATTTATGAAATGCATGGTGAAGGACTTAAAGAAGTTAGTAATCCTTCCGATATTTTAATAAGCAACAAAGATGAAACCTTAAGTGGATCTGCAATTGCTGCGACTATGGAAGGCAACAGACCTTTATTAATCGAAATACAATCATTAGTAAGTACAGCAGCTTACGGAACCCCTCAACGCTCTTCTACTGGTTTTGATTTAAGAAGATTAAACATGCTTTTAGCGGTTTTAGAAAAACGTTGTGGGTTTAGATTGGCTCAAAAAGATGTCTTTTTAAACATTGCAGGAGGAATAAAAGTTGATGACCCAGCTATTGACTTAGCAGTAATTAGCGCAATACTTTCAAGCAGTGAAGATATTGCGGTACCTCCTACTGCTTGTTTTGCTTCTGAGGTTGGTTTATCTGGCGAATTAAGACCAGTGAGTAGAATAGACCAACGCGTAATGGAAGCTGAAAAACTAGGTTTTGATAAAATTTTCGTTTCTAAGCATAACAAAAAAGGAATGGCAAAACTTGACCATAAAATTGAAGTAATTTTTGTTGGAAAAGTAGAAGAAGTTTTCCAAAATTTATTTGGTTAA
- a CDS encoding pyridoxal-phosphate dependent enzyme encodes MKYYNNILETIGNTPLVKINKMCKDVDALVLAKIETTNPGNSVKDRMALQMIEDAEADGRLKPGGTVIEGTSGNTGMGLALACIMKGYKLICVLSDKQSKEKMDILRAVGADVHVCPTNVAPDDPRSYYSVSKRLAQEVPNSWYVNQYDNPSNAKAHYLSTGPEIWEQTEGKITHFVVGVGTGGTVSGVGKYLKEKNPNIKIWGIDTYGSVFKKYHETGIFDENEIYPYITEGIGEDILPKNVDFSVIDKFEKVTDKDAAVYQRKLAKEEGIFVGNSAGSAIKGVLQLKDELTKDDVVVVLFHDHGSRYVGKMFNDDWMRERGFLDEEKKNAKDLIKDHAGKHLVTVTTENPVSQAILLMNQYGISQIPVVGDNGFEGSLTDNILFAKLCENPELKELPVKHIMGAPFPIVSETTTIDNISKLFQEGAKAIIVKYDGDKHHIITQQDMIKAIA; translated from the coding sequence ATGAAATACTACAATAATATATTAGAAACGATAGGAAATACACCTTTAGTTAAAATTAACAAAATGTGTAAAGATGTTGATGCATTAGTGTTAGCTAAAATTGAAACAACTAACCCAGGAAACTCAGTAAAAGATAGAATGGCGCTTCAAATGATTGAAGATGCAGAAGCTGATGGAAGGCTAAAACCAGGAGGAACTGTAATTGAAGGAACTTCAGGAAATACAGGGATGGGTTTAGCATTAGCTTGTATAATGAAAGGATACAAGCTAATTTGTGTTTTGAGCGATAAGCAAAGCAAGGAAAAAATGGATATTTTAAGAGCTGTTGGAGCTGATGTTCATGTTTGTCCAACTAATGTTGCACCTGATGATCCACGTTCATATTATTCTGTTTCAAAAAGATTAGCTCAAGAAGTTCCAAATTCATGGTATGTAAATCAATATGATAATCCTTCTAATGCAAAAGCACATTATTTAAGTACTGGTCCTGAAATTTGGGAGCAAACAGAAGGTAAAATCACTCATTTTGTTGTTGGTGTAGGAACTGGAGGTACGGTTTCTGGAGTTGGGAAATATTTAAAAGAGAAGAATCCTAATATTAAAATATGGGGTATAGATACTTACGGATCAGTGTTTAAAAAGTATCATGAAACAGGAATTTTTGATGAAAATGAAATTTATCCATACATAACAGAAGGAATTGGAGAAGATATTTTGCCTAAAAATGTTGATTTTAGTGTGATTGATAAGTTTGAAAAAGTAACCGATAAAGATGCTGCTGTTTATCAACGAAAATTAGCTAAAGAAGAAGGAATATTTGTAGGGAATTCTGCTGGTTCAGCTATAAAAGGCGTACTACAATTAAAAGATGAGCTAACAAAAGATGATGTTGTTGTTGTTCTGTTTCATGATCACGGGAGTAGATATGTGGGTAAAATGTTCAATGATGATTGGATGCGTGAAAGAGGATTTTTAGATGAAGAAAAAAAGAATGCAAAAGATTTAATTAAAGATCATGCAGGTAAACATTTAGTTACCGTTACTACAGAAAACCCTGTTTCTCAAGCAATTTTATTGATGAATCAATATGGTATTTCTCAAATACCAGTAGTTGGAGATAATGGTTTTGAAGGTTCGTTAACGGATAATATTCTATTCGCAAAACTTTGCGAAAATCCAGAATTGAAAGAATTACCTGTTAAACATATTATGGGAGCGCCTTTTCCAATAGTATCAGAAACAACTACAATTGACAATATATCTAAATTATTTCAAGAAGGAGCTAAAGCAATAATTGTTAAATATGATGGAGATAAACATCATATTATAACTCAACAAGATATGATCAAGGCGATTGCATAA
- a CDS encoding T9SS type A sorting domain-containing protein — protein sequence MRKLYILFTFLIAGITAIVAQPTLTQANFVHTIGESTFYYLADTNTTTLNPALGANVIFDYTTVDALGISQTDFYVDPASTAGAADFPTADYCEKTNLGDTNFIYSKSNVDSLFTVGFIADIVGFGVVTAKYDADPETVMKFPFNYGDFYTDNYSGTFDVNYSGIPVSTNGEGNVTVAADAWGRLDLPFATSFDSVVRIRRVEHAVTDTIFIPFPFNLEILPITIDAIVVSYYKPSHGKSPILSFIEGTYQQDGAVIASNKTIACQYPLLATDVKEYELSNSLNLYPNPTQNGQSELIFNIENTANAKVELLNNLGQTISTIYQGQANSGVNKFEINTSSLSSGVYFVNVLIDNAKITRKLIVE from the coding sequence ATGAGAAAATTATACATCTTATTTACATTTTTAATTGCCGGAATAACTGCAATTGTTGCTCAGCCTACTTTAACACAAGCAAATTTTGTGCATACTATAGGTGAAAGCACTTTTTATTATTTAGCTGACACAAATACAACAACATTAAATCCAGCGCTAGGAGCAAATGTTATTTTTGATTATACAACAGTTGACGCGCTTGGTATTTCTCAAACCGATTTTTATGTTGATCCAGCTTCAACTGCAGGTGCGGCAGATTTTCCTACAGCAGATTATTGTGAGAAAACAAATTTAGGAGACACTAATTTTATTTACTCTAAATCAAATGTTGATAGTCTATTTACTGTTGGTTTTATTGCTGATATAGTTGGTTTTGGGGTTGTAACTGCTAAATATGATGCAGACCCAGAAACAGTAATGAAGTTTCCTTTTAATTATGGAGACTTTTATACTGATAATTATTCAGGAACTTTTGATGTAAATTACTCAGGTATTCCAGTTTCTACAAATGGAGAAGGAAATGTTACTGTTGCTGCAGATGCATGGGGAAGATTAGATTTGCCATTTGCAACAAGTTTTGATAGTGTGGTTAGAATTAGAAGAGTAGAGCATGCAGTTACTGATACTATTTTTATTCCTTTTCCTTTTAATTTAGAAATATTACCTATAACTATTGATGCAATTGTGGTAAGTTACTATAAGCCAAGTCATGGTAAATCTCCAATACTATCTTTTATAGAAGGAACTTATCAGCAAGATGGAGCTGTTATAGCATCTAACAAAACCATAGCTTGCCAATATCCTTTACTAGCTACCGATGTTAAAGAGTATGAGTTGTCTAATTCATTAAACTTATATCCTAACCCAACTCAAAACGGCCAATCTGAATTAATATTTAACATCGAAAACACTGCAAATGCAAAAGTAGAGTTGTTAAATAACTTAGGGCAAACAATTTCTACTATATATCAAGGACAGGCTAATTCTGGTGTTAATAAATTTGAAATCAACACTTCTAGTTTAAGTTCAGGAGTTTACTTTGTAAATGTATTAATAGATAATGCTAAAATTACTAGAAAGCTTATTGTTGAATAA
- a CDS encoding LIC_10190 family membrane protein: protein MVITLIVWLYIFTILTSLGILFNRISLLAIKDKSLLNENSIIQHIFNGFCLCMGLCSLLYFFSNIGFTVHLLIAIPSLISIYFFRNDWKIIISKVKNAAISFNLWQWLLIFIGFISILLATIEEPTNIDTGNYHAQSIKWMNEYKIIPGLGNLLGNLAYNQSNFLVEAFFSFSFLNYGTFRILNGFLVLVFILNIIKTFNLKNLKFNAIQFIGSIIIIFFFIHYKNWISSPSPDVIITLMTYYIFYEGIKRLTNNPLQETDNTLISIYFIAISALTVKLSAITLPFLAIVLILRTPLFFKQGRVIFYALLTLIIIVPWLVRNVFFSGYLIFPVAEIDLFNVDWKIPRELVIGVKNAIHGFSTNSQMSSVEIMKLTLWDRIIIWINTNYWYRILYLLIILFSQFYFIKLFFSKAKLSYKKTSLILLGFTTFLGVVFWFLTAPDFRFGSALVYMSISTTLIITIPKKVYLNRFFGHSFILLTLFFLFRKMHVEELYNHPLKPAPYPKVEVKINNGKNFRYAIPKNNYQCWDYNLPCVPFGDLSIVKQRGEDIEDGFKYDFN, encoded by the coding sequence ATGGTAATTACACTTATTGTTTGGTTATATATATTTACAATACTTACATCTTTAGGTATTTTATTTAATCGAATTTCTTTATTAGCCATTAAAGATAAATCCTTGTTGAATGAGAATAGCATTATTCAACATATTTTTAATGGATTTTGCTTGTGTATGGGGTTATGCTCATTACTTTACTTCTTTTCCAACATTGGATTTACTGTTCACTTATTAATTGCAATACCATCCCTTATTTCAATTTATTTTTTTCGAAACGACTGGAAAATTATCATATCTAAAGTAAAAAATGCGGCAATCTCTTTTAATTTATGGCAATGGCTTTTAATTTTTATTGGCTTCATATCTATCTTGTTAGCTACTATTGAAGAGCCAACAAATATTGACACAGGTAACTACCATGCACAATCCATAAAATGGATGAACGAATACAAAATAATTCCTGGGCTAGGTAATTTACTAGGCAACTTAGCTTACAACCAATCCAATTTTCTTGTAGAAGCCTTTTTTAGCTTTTCCTTTTTAAACTATGGAACTTTTAGAATATTAAATGGCTTTTTAGTTTTAGTTTTTATTCTAAATATTATTAAAACGTTTAATTTAAAAAACTTAAAATTTAACGCTATCCAATTTATAGGAAGCATTATCATTATTTTCTTTTTTATTCATTACAAAAATTGGATTTCCTCTCCCTCTCCAGATGTTATTATTACACTAATGACCTATTATATATTCTACGAAGGAATAAAACGACTAACAAACAACCCACTTCAAGAAACAGATAATACTTTAATCTCAATTTACTTTATTGCAATTTCAGCCCTAACAGTTAAACTTTCGGCTATAACCTTACCTTTTTTAGCCATCGTTTTAATTCTTCGAACTCCTTTGTTTTTTAAACAAGGCAGAGTCATATTTTATGCTCTACTTACACTAATTATTATCGTTCCATGGTTGGTAAGAAATGTGTTTTTTTCAGGATATTTAATTTTCCCAGTAGCTGAAATTGACTTATTTAATGTTGATTGGAAAATACCTCGAGAACTTGTTATCGGAGTTAAAAATGCCATTCATGGCTTCTCTACAAACTCCCAAATGTCTTCTGTAGAAATAATGAAACTTACCTTATGGGATAGAATTATAATTTGGATCAACACAAACTATTGGTATAGAATTCTATATTTACTTATCATCTTGTTCTCTCAATTCTATTTTATAAAATTATTTTTTTCTAAAGCTAAATTGAGCTACAAAAAAACATCTCTAATTCTACTTGGCTTTACTACTTTTCTTGGTGTGGTATTTTGGTTTTTAACAGCTCCTGATTTTAGGTTTGGTAGTGCATTGGTTTACATGTCTATTTCTACAACCTTAATAATTACTATTCCTAAAAAGGTTTATTTAAATCGGTTTTTTGGACATTCCTTTATATTGTTAACCCTATTTTTTCTTTTTAGAAAAATGCATGTAGAAGAACTATATAATCATCCTCTAAAACCTGCACCTTACCCTAAAGTAGAAGTTAAGATAAATAACGGTAAGAATTTTAGGTATGCTATTCCAAAAAACAATTATCAATGTTGGGACTATAACTTACCATGTGTGCCTTTTGGAGATCTATCAATTGTTAAACAAAGAGGCGAAGATATAGAGGATGGTTTTAAGTATGATTTCAATTAA
- a CDS encoding FtsX-like permease family protein: MNLEYFISKNIIKGDARSKKFTKPIIRISIAAIALGLTVMIVAISIVSGFQQEIRNKVIGFGSHIQITSYDSQNTYEASPISKSQDFYPSIDSVEGIKHIQVFANKAGIIKTNEEIYGVVVKGIGSDFDWDFFDKNLIEGELVRVKEGELKNDLLISKTIADKMKLKVGDKTFIYFIQQNGQLRPKDFIVKGIYKSGLEQFDNLYVLSDIAHVQKRNGWTENQVGGFEILINSYDDLDKLDLFVYDNIGYDLHSTTIVRQNPDIFNWLELQDVNVIVIIVLMVVVAAINIISALLILILERTNMIGILKALGMPNWNVRKIFMYNAVYLVVKGLIWGNVIGLGLCFLQMQFGFLTLPQESYYVSVVPVKLNFYNIFLLNIGTLLICAAMMIIPSYVITKITPIKAIRFD; encoded by the coding sequence TTGAACCTCGAATATTTTATATCAAAGAATATAATTAAAGGCGACGCTAGGTCTAAGAAATTTACCAAACCTATTATTCGTATTTCAATTGCAGCAATTGCTTTAGGCTTAACCGTGATGATTGTTGCGATTAGTATCGTTTCTGGTTTTCAGCAAGAAATACGAAACAAGGTAATTGGATTTGGAAGCCACATACAAATAACTAGCTACGATTCACAAAATACATACGAGGCTAGTCCAATAAGCAAATCACAAGATTTTTATCCAAGTATAGATTCTGTAGAAGGCATAAAACACATTCAAGTTTTTGCAAACAAAGCAGGTATTATTAAAACCAATGAAGAGATTTATGGGGTTGTTGTAAAAGGAATTGGGAGTGATTTTGATTGGGATTTTTTTGATAAAAATTTAATAGAAGGAGAGCTTGTAAGGGTTAAAGAAGGTGAATTGAAAAATGATTTATTGATTTCGAAAACTATTGCTGATAAAATGAAATTAAAAGTAGGAGACAAAACTTTTATATATTTTATTCAGCAAAATGGGCAACTTAGGCCTAAAGATTTTATTGTAAAAGGTATTTATAAATCTGGATTGGAGCAGTTTGATAATTTGTATGTGCTTTCAGATATTGCTCATGTGCAAAAAAGAAATGGCTGGACTGAAAATCAGGTGGGAGGGTTTGAAATTTTAATTAATAGCTATGACGATTTAGATAAGCTCGATTTGTTTGTTTATGATAATATTGGATACGATTTACATTCAACAACAATTGTTCGTCAAAATCCAGATATATTTAACTGGTTAGAATTACAAGATGTAAATGTTATTGTAATAATTGTTTTGATGGTTGTGGTAGCTGCTATTAATATTATCTCTGCTTTATTGATTCTAATTTTAGAGCGAACAAACATGATAGGTATTCTGAAAGCTTTAGGGATGCCAAATTGGAACGTGCGTAAAATATTTATGTATAATGCAGTTTATCTTGTTGTAAAAGGTTTAATCTGGGGGAATGTAATTGGATTAGGATTGTGTTTTTTACAAATGCAGTTCGGATTTTTAACTCTGCCACAAGAATCATATTATGTTTCGGTTGTGCCTGTAAAACTTAATTTTTATAATATCTTCCTATTAAATATTGGTACTTTATTGATTTGTGCAGCAATGATGATTATTCCATCTTATGTTATCACTAAAATTACACCAATAAAAGCAATTCGATTTGATTAA
- a CDS encoding protein-disulfide reductase DsbD family protein, whose product MKMLNRILIVFLFVITSLFSANAQIYDPITWSYEVNKISDTEADLIIKAEIERGWHLYALNLPSLEGPEPTTISLIPSEEYELIGDPSEGEFKTEYDANFSMDLNYHEKEAVFTQKIKINTTSPFIIKGMIACMICNEEMCLPPDEIDLTFSINNASSQINESADEVIDISKIVPNLPQLDLEKPLSNCGEKKEISNIWLVFLFGFLGGLIALLTPCVFPMIPLTVSFFTKGGKDGSKGVGRAVLYGFFIFLIYAILSVPFHFNTDPEVLNEIATSVWLNVIFFVVFVVFAISFFGVFEITLPSGLANKADSASNTGGILGIFFMALTLALVSFSCTGPILGTVLGNSLKNGPWPISAAMSGFGIALGLPFALFAMFPSFMNKLPQSGGWLNSVKVVLGFVELALALKFLSNADLVEQWGLIHRETFFLIWTIIGVGLSLYLFGIIKFPHDSPIVKLSKFRMLFALTIALFTIYVAPGVLKDSPWNHNLLSGFPPPAFYSWYETETFHAEFTDFEEALAESKRVNKPLLVDFTGWACVNCRKMEESVWSVESVKEKLENDFVLVSLYVDDKVELPEEQQGVFEYEVNGEVKKKNIKTIGNKWSTFQTQVFNNNSQPYYVMLSPEGDLLANPVGYMPDVEEYTKYLDCGISTFQENNKVESAPAFKVNFLKR is encoded by the coding sequence ATGAAAATGCTTAATAGAATATTAATAGTCTTTCTTTTTGTAATTACATCTTTATTTAGTGCTAATGCTCAAATATATGATCCAATTACATGGAGTTATGAAGTGAATAAAATTAGTGATACAGAAGCGGATTTAATTATTAAAGCTGAGATAGAAAGAGGCTGGCACTTATATGCATTAAATTTACCTAGCTTAGAAGGCCCTGAGCCAACAACAATATCTTTAATTCCATCGGAAGAATATGAATTAATTGGAGATCCTTCAGAAGGAGAGTTTAAAACAGAGTACGATGCTAATTTTAGTATGGATTTAAACTATCATGAAAAGGAAGCTGTTTTTACTCAAAAAATTAAAATAAATACAACTTCTCCTTTTATTATAAAAGGAATGATTGCATGCATGATTTGTAATGAAGAGATGTGTTTACCTCCTGATGAAATAGATTTAACTTTTAGTATTAATAATGCTTCTAGTCAAATAAATGAGTCTGCCGATGAGGTGATTGACATTTCTAAAATTGTACCTAATTTACCACAATTAGATTTAGAAAAACCACTTAGTAATTGTGGAGAGAAAAAAGAGATAAGTAATATTTGGTTGGTTTTCTTATTTGGATTTTTAGGAGGATTAATAGCATTGTTAACGCCTTGTGTATTTCCTATGATTCCTTTAACAGTTAGTTTTTTTACAAAAGGAGGGAAAGATGGTAGCAAAGGAGTTGGTAGAGCCGTTTTGTATGGTTTTTTTATCTTCTTAATTTATGCAATATTAAGTGTGCCTTTTCATTTTAATACAGATCCAGAAGTGTTAAACGAAATAGCAACTAGTGTATGGCTAAACGTTATTTTCTTTGTTGTTTTTGTTGTTTTTGCAATTTCATTTTTTGGAGTATTCGAGATTACTTTACCTAGTGGCTTAGCAAATAAAGCAGACTCGGCATCTAATACTGGAGGCATTTTGGGTATTTTCTTTATGGCTTTAACTTTAGCTTTAGTGTCTTTTTCTTGTACTGGACCAATTTTAGGTACTGTGTTAGGAAATTCGCTTAAAAATGGACCGTGGCCAATTTCTGCAGCTATGAGTGGTTTTGGTATAGCCTTAGGATTACCTTTTGCATTATTTGCAATGTTCCCTAGTTTTATGAATAAATTACCTCAATCAGGAGGTTGGTTAAACTCTGTAAAGGTTGTTTTAGGTTTTGTTGAATTAGCTTTGGCGCTTAAATTTTTATCAAATGCAGATTTAGTAGAACAATGGGGTTTAATTCACAGAGAAACTTTCTTTTTAATATGGACAATTATTGGTGTAGGATTATCATTATACTTATTTGGGATTATTAAATTTCCTCATGATTCGCCAATAGTTAAGTTGTCTAAATTTAGAATGTTGTTTGCCTTGACAATCGCTTTGTTTACCATTTATGTTGCTCCGGGTGTTCTAAAAGATTCGCCATGGAATCATAATTTATTGAGCGGATTTCCACCACCAGCCTTTTATAGTTGGTATGAAACAGAAACTTTTCACGCAGAGTTCACTGATTTTGAAGAAGCTTTAGCTGAATCTAAAAGAGTAAATAAACCTTTATTAGTTGACTTTACTGGATGGGCATGTGTTAATTGTCGTAAAATGGAAGAAAGTGTTTGGAGTGTTGAATCTGTTAAAGAAAAGCTAGAAAATGATTTTGTGTTGGTTTCATTATATGTTGATGACAAGGTTGAATTGCCTGAAGAACAACAAGGCGTTTTTGAATATGAAGTAAATGGAGAAGTGAAAAAGAAAAATATTAAAACAATTGGTAATAAATGGTCAACATTTCAAACTCAAGTTTTTAATAATAACTCTCAACCTTACTATGTTATGCTTTCACCAGAAGGTGATTTGTTAGCTAATCCGGTTGGCTATATGCCAGATGTTGAGGAATACACAAAATATTTAGATTGTGGAATTTCAACATTCCAAGAGAATAACAAAGTTGAGTCAGCACCAGCTTTTAAAGTCAATTTTTTGAAAAGATAA
- a CDS encoding fumarate hydratase, giving the protein MAEFIYEEPFPILKDSTEYKLISNEYVSTIEVDGRKILKVDPKALELLAQEAMADVSFMLRTAHLEKVAKILDDPEATDNDRFVAYTLLKNAQIAAEGQLPSCQDTGTAIVVAKKGEDVYTGANDASHLSKGVFNTYQDRNLRYSQVVPISMFEEKNSGSNLPAQIDIYSTQGNAYKFLFLAKGGGSANKTYLYQQTKSLLNEKSLTEFITAKIKDLGTAACPPYHLAIVIGGTSAEANLKTVKLASTGYYDELPEVGSIGGRAFRDKEWEDKVQKICQDSLIGAQFGGKYFTHDVKVVRLPRHAASCPVGIGVSCSADRNIKGKITEDGIFLEQLETNPGRFVPAVAPHLEPAIEIDLNQPMEEQLKILSKYPIKTRLNLRGTLIVARDIAHAKIKELLDSGQPMPEYFKNHPIYYAGPAKTPEGMASGSFGPTTAGRMDPYVDEFQSHGGSMIMLAKGNRSVAVTNACKKHGGFYLGSIGGPAAILAKQNIKSVEVVDFPELGMEAVRKIEIENFPAFIICDDKGNDFFADM; this is encoded by the coding sequence ATGGCAGAATTTATTTATGAAGAACCTTTTCCAATTTTAAAAGATTCTACGGAATATAAATTAATATCAAACGAATATGTTTCAACAATAGAAGTTGATGGGAGAAAAATTTTAAAAGTCGATCCTAAAGCATTGGAGTTGTTAGCTCAAGAAGCTATGGCCGATGTTTCTTTTATGCTCCGTACAGCTCATTTAGAAAAAGTTGCTAAAATATTAGATGACCCAGAAGCAACTGATAATGATAGATTTGTAGCTTATACGTTATTAAAAAATGCTCAAATTGCTGCAGAAGGTCAATTACCTTCTTGCCAGGATACTGGAACAGCAATTGTTGTTGCAAAAAAAGGAGAGGATGTTTATACTGGGGCAAATGATGCGTCTCATTTATCAAAAGGAGTTTTCAATACTTATCAAGATAGAAATTTAAGATACTCTCAAGTAGTTCCTATTTCAATGTTTGAGGAAAAAAATTCAGGAAGTAATTTACCTGCTCAAATAGATATTTATTCTACCCAAGGAAATGCTTATAAGTTTTTGTTTTTAGCAAAAGGAGGAGGCTCAGCTAATAAAACTTACTTATATCAACAAACGAAATCATTGTTAAATGAAAAGTCGTTAACTGAGTTTATTACTGCTAAAATAAAAGATCTAGGTACAGCTGCTTGTCCACCTTATCATTTAGCTATTGTAATAGGAGGAACTTCTGCAGAAGCTAACTTAAAAACGGTTAAGTTAGCATCTACGGGTTATTATGATGAATTACCAGAGGTTGGAAGTATTGGAGGAAGAGCATTTAGAGATAAAGAATGGGAAGATAAGGTTCAAAAAATATGTCAAGATAGTTTAATAGGAGCACAATTTGGAGGTAAATATTTTACTCACGATGTTAAAGTTGTTCGTTTGCCTCGTCATGCTGCATCTTGTCCTGTAGGTATTGGAGTAAGCTGTTCGGCTGATAGAAATATAAAAGGAAAGATTACAGAAGACGGAATATTTTTAGAGCAATTGGAAACAAATCCTGGCCGTTTTGTGCCAGCAGTAGCCCCACATTTAGAACCTGCAATAGAGATTGATTTAAATCAACCAATGGAAGAACAATTAAAAATTCTTTCAAAATATCCGATTAAAACAAGACTGAATTTAAGAGGAACCTTAATCGTTGCTAGAGATATTGCTCATGCAAAAATTAAAGAGTTGTTAGACTCAGGTCAGCCAATGCCAGAATATTTTAAAAATCATCCAATTTATTACGCCGGTCCGGCAAAAACACCAGAAGGCATGGCTTCAGGAAGCTTTGGGCCAACTACTGCAGGAAGAATGGATCCTTATGTAGATGAGTTTCAATCACACGGTGGGTCGATGATTATGTTAGCAAAAGGTAACAGGTCTGTAGCTGTTACAAATGCTTGTAAAAAACATGGAGGATTTTACTTAGGTTCAATAGGTGGCCCAGCAGCCATATTAGCTAAACAAAACATTAAATCTGTTGAGGTGGTTGACTTTCCTGAGTTAGGAATGGAGGCTGTTCGTAAAATTGAGATAGAAAATTTTCCAGCATTTATTATTTGTGATGATAAAGGAAATGACTTTTTTGCTGATATGTAA